GCACACACGTACACAGATCTCAGAATACCAGCAAGCCtgacaagaaaggaaacaaaggtaGGGCATCAAGTCTACAATCGGGGTGCCGGGAACTCTCACTTATGCTTAATGTCCAGTAACTGCCTAAAAGAACTTGAACAAGTCATCTTAATGTCATGGGGAGTGAGCTACATGGGCTCCATCAGGTCACTGGGAGCTTTGTAAAGAGATGGCATTAAAAGGCAATACCTGTATGattaatattgataaaattaatcattttaaagtaaaagagtaaattaaaatcaattaaaatcaaacaaaatgggGTGTCTTGAGTGGcttagtcatttaagcatcctactcttggttttagctggggtcatgatctcggggttgtgagattgagtcctgcatggagctacgcactgagcagggagcctgcttctctccccctctctctccccttctctctctctaaaaatataaataaacaaatacataaaatcttaagcaTCAAATAAGATGGGagatacaagaaagaaaacagtccACTGATCCTAAAAAGTAAGGAGTGGAATTGGTATGTTTGTCATCTCTGTGAGTTCTCAGAGAACTTCATCAGTCTACCTACCAGCTCGTGGAGAAGAAATTTGGACTAATTGAGTAATTATTTTAAGTTCTACTGTCTGTGGGGCTGATATTTCATGAAAGCTCCATTTGTGTAGAGGACGCGTGTGTAAGTCACCTACCAGGTACATTAAACACCTTTTGAGGGCAAAGGAGTTTCTTAATAGCATCTTTCATATCCTTATTTCTCAGGCTGTATATAATGGGATTGAAAAAGGGGGCGAGGACAGAGAAGGTCAGAGCAATGGCAGCATCCCAGAATGGTGTATACGTGGCAGAGAATCTAAGATACATGAGGGCCACGCTGCCGAAAAATAGCAGGAAGACAGCAATGTGGGCGGCACAGGTGGAGAAGGCCTTTTTACGGCCCTCTGCAGAAGGGATGCCCAGGATCACGGTGACAATTCTGATGTAGGAAAGGGAAATGATCAGACCTGTTATCAGAATGGCCAGAGCATGAATCACATCTTGCACCAGGATCACAGAGGCATCAGTACAGGCTAAACGTAATAACGGTGTGAAGTCACAGAAGATCTGATGGATTTGGTTGGGGCCACAGAAGGGCAGAGTAGAAATCCACACAATCTCAGGTAGAAGGATGAGGAGACCAAAGATACAAGAGCCTGCAGAGAGCTGAGCACACAGCCGAGGGGTCATGATGGTCAGGTAGCGGAGTGGGTTGCAGATGGCCACGTACCTGTCAATGGCCATGACAGTCAGCAGGGCTCCTTCAGTGTTCCCAAGGGAATGGAAGAAGTACATCTGCAGGAGGCAGCCGGTCATGGAGATGGTCTTCTTCTCACTGATCAGGTTGGAGAGCATCTTGGGGATGGTGGCTGTGGTGTACCAGACCTCCAGGAAGGAGAAGGTGCTGATGAAGTTGTACATAGGGTTGTGGAGGCGGGCATCCATCCTGACCGCAAAGAAGATCAATAGATTCCCAACGACAACAAAGGCGTAGATGAAGAGTAAGGGGAAGAAGTACAGGAGGCCACCATCCTGGAGCTGGGGGAAGCCAGTGAAGACAAATTCCGTCACTGCTGACAGATTTGCACCCTCCATGTGCCCAGCAGAGCTCCCTGTGAATGCAGGAGAGGTTATGCCCAATTAACAGAGAAGGGAATCAATACAGTATAACCCTAAATATTATTTCGGTGCCTGGTGCTTTGTGTTCCAACATTTCCCAGGTTCAAAATAACCAGTGACTTGCCTGTATCTGTGATCTTTTTATTTAGGACACAGCATAGCATAATGATTAACGAATAGCAGGGGTTCCAATCAAACATATGAGCCTGAATTCTCATCCTGCCACATATTATTTGGATGATAATGGGCCAGTTACACAATGTCTCCGAGGCTCAGCATCTCCTTCGGTAGCTGAAAACATATTAGTGCAACCAGAGTTGTgagtattaaataaattaatgtctCAAAGTCCCTGGCATTGATGCTTAATATCTGTTATCATTTCCTTCCTAGATCAGCTTTCTTAATAT
This DNA window, taken from Canis aureus isolate CA01 chromosome 38, VMU_Caureus_v.1.0, whole genome shotgun sequence, encodes the following:
- the LOC144307222 gene encoding olfactory receptor 6K3-like, whose product is MEGANLSAVTEFVFTGFPQLQDGGLLYFFPLLFIYAFVVVGNLLIFFAVRMDARLHNPMYNFISTFSFLEVWYTTATIPKMLSNLISEKKTISMTGCLLQMYFFHSLGNTEGALLTVMAIDRYVAICNPLRYLTIMTPRLCAQLSAGSCIFGLLILLPEIVWISTLPFCGPNQIHQIFCDFTPLLRLACTDASVILVQDVIHALAILITGLIISLSYIRIVTVILGIPSAEGRKKAFSTCAAHIAVFLLFFGSVALMYLRFSATYTPFWDAAIALTFSVLAPFFNPIIYSLRNKDMKDAIKKLLCPQKVFNVPGR